One Oncorhynchus gorbuscha isolate QuinsamMale2020 ecotype Even-year unplaced genomic scaffold, OgorEven_v1.0 Un_scaffold_4967, whole genome shotgun sequence DNA segment encodes these proteins:
- the LOC124028893 gene encoding dynein axonemal heavy chain 11-like, with protein sequence MNLVLFEEAMQHVCRISRILEAPHGNALLVGVGGSGKQSLCRLAAFLSTLEVFQITLRKGYGIHDLRSDIAALYIKVGVKNIGTVFLHTDAQIPDERFLVLINDMLASGDIPDLFSEEEVDMIVTSIRMELRGLGLIDNRDNCWAFFIERIRRQLKVVLCFSPVGFTLRTRARKFPALVNCTAIDWFHSWPQLALQSVSTTFIEKIPDLEPDVRASISEFISYAHTSVNEVSVKYQQNEKHFNYTTPKSFLEFMKLYGNLLGRKRRELTQKMERLENGLQKLQTTASQVEDLKAKLAVQEVELWQRNTDTEALISKIGQQTDKLNQERAVADAEEQRVGTIQAEVTTQQQQSEEDLAKAEPALQAADAALNTLNRLNLTELKTFPNPPAIVTNVSAAVMVLLAPHGKLPKDRSWKAAKVVMSKVDDFLQALVNFDKEHIPESTVRCVRDEYLSDPEFNPEFVRLKSSAAAGLCAWVLNIIRFHEVHSTQ encoded by the exons ATGAACCTGGTGCTCTTTGAGGAGGCAATGCAGCATGT GTGTCGTATCAGTCGTATCCTGGAGGCCCCCCATGGTAATGCTCTGCTGGTGGGGGTGGGAGGCAGTGGGAAGCAGAGTCTGTGTCGCCTCGCTGCCTTCCTCAGTACCCTGGAGGTGTTCCAGATTACACTGAGGAAGGGCTACGGGATACATGACCTACGG aGTGATATTGCAGCGCTGTACATCAAGGTGGGGGTGAAGAATATTGGGACAGTCTTCCTCCACACAGATGCCCAGATCCCAGACGAACGCTTCCTGGTCctcatcaacgacatgctggcgtCAG GGGACATCCCAGACCTGTTCAGTGAGGAGGAAGTGGATATGATCGTGACGTCCATCCGTATGGAGCTAAGAGGACTGGGCCTGATTGACAACAGAGACAACTGCTGGGCCTTCTTCATCGAGAGGATACGGAGGCAGCTCAAG GTGGTCCTGTGTTTTTCCCCGGTAGGGTTCACCCTGCGTACCCGTGCTCGTAAGTTCCcggccctggtcaactgtacagCCATAGACTGGTTCCACTCCTGGCCTCAGCTGGCCCTTCAGTCTGTCAGCACCACCTTCATAGAGAAGATACCTGATCTGGAG cCGGATGTCCGTGCGTCCATCAGTGAGTTTATCTCCTACGCCCATACCAGCGTTAACGAG GTGAGTGTGAAGTACCAGCAGAACGAGAAGCACTTCAACTACACCACTCCCAAGAGCTTCCTAGAGTTTATGAAGCTGTACGGTAACCTACTGGGGAGAAAACGCAGAGAGCTCACTCAGAAGATGGAGAGACTGGAGAACGGCCTGCAGAAACTACAGACCACGGCCTCACAG GTGGAGGATCTTAAGGCTAAGTTAGCAGTCCAGGAAGTAGAGCTGTGGCAGcggaacacagacacagaggctCTCATCTCTAAGATCGGCCAGCAGACAGACAAACTCAACCAGGAGAGGGCGGTGGCAGACGCGGAGGAACAGAGG GTAGGAACCATCCAGGCTGAGGTGACCACACAGCAACAGCAGAGTGAAGAGGACCTGGCGAAGGCTGAACCTGCCTTACAGGCAGCTGACGCAGCCCTCAACACACTCAACAGG CTGAACCTGACAGAGTTGAAGACGTTCCCTAACCCCCCGGCCATAGTGACCAACGTTTCTGCTGCTGTCATGGTGCTACTGGCTCCTCATGGTAAATTACCCAAAGACCGCAGCTGGAAGGCAGCCAAAGTAGTCATGAGCAAG GTGGATGACTTCCTACAGGCATTGGTGAACTTTGACAAGGAACACATCCCGGAATCGACAGTGAGGTGCGTGAGAGATGAGTACCTCAGTGACCCAGAGTTTAACCCTGAGTTTGTCAGACTCAAATCATCCGCCGCCGCCGGTCTCTGTGCCTGGGTCCTCAACATCATACGCTTCCACGAGGTACActccacacagtaa